In Zingiber officinale cultivar Zhangliang chromosome 8B, Zo_v1.1, whole genome shotgun sequence, a single genomic region encodes these proteins:
- the LOC122016964 gene encoding calcium-transporting ATPase 1, endoplasmic reticulum-type-like, producing the protein MGESVRDFELREYFPAWARSASECELELSVSADDGLDSEQVSWRREIYGWNELEKHPGPSIWRLILDQFRDTLVRILLGAAVVSFFLAWFDGNLGEAGIASFVEPLVIFLILIVNAAVGVWQENNAEKALEALKEIQSEHATVKRDGEWIPNLPARELVPGDIVQLRVGDKVPADMRVFHLISSTCRVDQGSLTGESAAVNKTNRSAISEDTDVQGKECMVFAGTTVVNGSCVCLVTQTGMDTEIGKIHSQIHEASQCDDETPLKKKLNEFGELLTTIIGVICALVWLINVKYFFTWEYDNGWPCNFRFSFEKCTYYFKIAVALAVAAIPEGLPAIITTCLALGTRKMAQKNALVRRLSSVETLGCTTVICSDKTGTLTTNQMSAVKIVAMGHQTDSLRAFIVEGTTYDPDDGEIHGWPADKMDENLQMIAKIAAVCNDANISQSAHQFVATGMPTEAALKVLVEKMGIPSDFSTLLQESSILLRCCHWWNGIARRIATLEFDRVRKSMGVIVNSELGNNSLLVKGAVENLLERSSYIQLLDGSVVRLDESSRNLVLEALHEMSTNALRCIGFAYKTDLSELATYDGEDHPAHRCLLDPSNYSSIESDLTFVGFVGLRDPPREEVREAIKDCREAGIRVIVITGDNKGTAEAICREIGVFGPDEDINSKSFIGKDFMLLPDRQNILRQKGGLLFSRAEPKHKQEIVRLLKEDGEVVAMTGDGVNDAPALKLADIGIAMGISGTEVAKEASDMILADDNFSTIVAAVGEGRSIYNNMKAFIRYMISSNIGEVASIFLTAALGIPEGLIPVQLLWVNLVTDGPPATALGFNPPDRDIMKKPPRRTDDPLINAWILFRYLVIGFYVGIATAGVSVIWYTHGSFMGIDLSGDGHTLVSYSQLADWGQCSTWEGFQVSPFNAGNHIFSFDENPCNYFQSGKVKATTLSLSVLVAIEMFNSLNALSEDGSLITMHPWANPWLLLAMCISFGLHFLILYVPFLTRVFGIVPLSFNEWLLVLVVAFPVILIDEILKLVGRWRSSSQLGRSSKRLKID; encoded by the exons ATGGGGGAGAGCGTGCGGGATTTTGAGCTGCGCGAGTATTTCCCGGCTTGGGCCAGGAGCGCTTCCGAATGCGAGTTGGAGCTCTCTGTGTCGGCGGATGACGGCCTCGATTCCGAGCAGGTGTCGTGGCGGCGCGAAATCTACGGTTGGAACGAGCTGGAGAAGCACCCCGGGCCTTCGATTTGGCGGCTCATCCTCGACCAGTTCAGGGACACCCTTGTGAGGATCCTGCTCGGCGCTGCGGTTGTGTCCTTCTTCCTGGCTTGGTTCGACGGAAACCTTGGCGAGGCCGGGATCGCGTCTTTTGTCGAGCCTTTGGTCATCTTCCTCATCCTCATCGTGAATGCTGCGGTCGGCGTGTGGCAAGAGAACAATGCGGAGAAGGCCCTAGAGGCGTTAAAGGAGATCCAGTCCGAGCACGCGACGGTCAAGAGGGACGGTGAATGGATCCCTAATTTGCCTGCTAGGGAACTCGTACCTGGAGACATCGTCCAGCTGCGGGTCGGCGATAAGGTGCCCGCGGATATGAGAGTGTTCCACCTAATAAGCTCCACCTGTAGGGTCGACCAGGGATCATTGACTGGGGAGAGCGCTGCAGTCAATAAAACCAATAGATCGGCCATCTCCGAAGATACCGACGTCCAGGGAAAAGAATGCATGGTATTCGCCGGCACAACCGTTGTCAATGGCAGTTGCGTTTGCTTAGTTACCCAGACGGGAATGGACACCGAAATTGGCAAAATACACTCACAAATTCACGAAGCTTCGCAGTGCGATGACGAGACTCCTTTGAAGAAGAAATTGAACGAGTTCGGGGAGCTACTCACGACGATAATTGGCGTTATCTGCGCATTAGTTTGGCTTATTAACGTGAAGTACTTCTTTACCTGGGAGTATGACAATGGATGGCCTTGCAATTTCAGGTTCTCATTCGAGAAATGCACCTACTACTTCAAAATTGCTGTGGCCTTGGCGGTTGCTGCCATCCCGGAGGGTCTACCGGCGATAATTACAACTTGCTTGGCGCTAGGAACACGGAAAATGGCACAAAAGAATGCTCTTGTAAGAAGGTTGTCCAGCGTTGAAACATTAGGATGCACAACAGTTATATGTTCTGATAAGACTGGCACACTCACTACTAATCAGATGTCGGCAGTAAAGATTGTGGCAATGGGCCACCAGACTGATAGCCTGAGGGCATTCATCGTTGAGGGGACAACATATGATCCCGATGATGGAGAAATACATGGTTGGCCAGCTGATAAAATGGACGAGAACCTTCAGATGATTGCCAAGATTGCTGCCGTTTGCAATGATGCCAATATCTCACAGTCAGCACACCAATTTGTTGCCACTGGAATGCCTACTGAAGCTGCTTTGAAG gttCTGGTGGAGAAAATGGGAATTCCTAGTGATTTCTCTACTCTATTGCAGGAATCTTCTATCTTACTAC GATGCTGTCATTGGTGGAATGGGATTGCACGCAGGATTGCAACTCTTGAATTTGACAGAGTCCGAAAATCAATGGGTGTCATTGTTAATTCAGAGTTGGGAAACAATTCATTGCTAGTGAAG GGAGCTGTGGAAAATTTGTTGGAGAGAAGTTCTTATATTCAGTTGCTTGATGGATCCGTAGTGCGTTTGGATGAGAGTTCAAGAAATCTTGTCCTAGAAGCACTTCATGAGATGTCAACCAATGCCTTGCGCTGTATAGGTTTTGCATATAAGACTGATCTATCTGAATTGGCTACATATGATGGTGAAGATCATCCTGCTCATAGATGTTTACTTGACCCATCTAACTACTCATCTATTGAGAGTGATCTCACCTTTGTTGGTTTTGTTGGACTGAGG GATCCTCCTCGTGAAGAGGTTCGTGAAGCAATTAAAGATTGTAGAGAGGCAGGCATCAGAGTCATCGTGATAACTGGTGATAACAAAGGGACAGCAGAAGCCATTTGTAGAGAAATAGGTGTCTTTGGCCCTGATGAAGACATCAACTCAAAAAGCTTTATAGGAAAAGATTTCATGCTTCTTCCTGATAGACAAAACATATTAAGGCAAAAAGGTGGGCTTCTTTTCTCAAGAGCAGAACCAAAGCACAAACAAGAAATTGTAAGGTTACTGAAAGAAGATGGTGAGGTTGTAGCAATGACAGGTGATGGGGTAAATGATGCCCCTGCATTGAAATTGGCTGACATTGGAATTGCCATGGGCATTTCTGGGACAGAG GTAGCAAAGGAAGCTTCTGATATGATTTTGGCTGATGACAACTTCAGCACCATCGTTGCTGCAGTTGGTGAAGGACGATCTATTTATAACAACATGAAAGCCTTTATAAG GTATATGATATCGTCCAATATAGGTGAAGTTGCTTCCATTTTCCTGACAGCAGCTTTAGGCATTCCCGAAGGGTTGATACCTGTTCAACTTTTGTGGGTGAATTTGGTCACCGATGGTCCTCCGGCAACAGCTTTGGGTTTTAATCCACCTGATAGAGATATCATGAAGAAGCCCCCTAGGAGGACTGATGATCCATTGATCAATGCTTGGATTCTTTTCCGTTATTTG GTCATTGGGTTTTATGTTGGAATTGCTACTGCAGGAGTTTCCGTAATATGGTACACACATGGATCCTTCATGGGAATCGACTTGAGCGGTGATGGTCATACCCTAGTAAGCTATTCACAGCTTGCTGATTGGGGCCAATGCTCGACTTGGGAGGGTTTCCAAGTTTCACCGTTTAATGCTGGAAATCATATATTCTCATTTGATGAAAATCCGTGCAATTATTTTCAATCTGGAAAAGTAAAGGCCACCACTCTTTCGCTCTCTGTTCTGGTGGCAATAGAGATGTTCAATTCACTTAACGCTCTATCTGAAGATGGAAGTCTTATCACAATGCACCCTTGGGCCAACCCATGGCTTCTTCTGGCGATGTGCATCTCCTTCGGACTTCACTTCTTGATTTTATACGTTCCTTTCCTTACTCGAGTGTTTGGAATCGTACCCCTCAGCTTCAACGAGTGGCTTTTAGTCTTGGTGGTTGCTTTTCCTGTGATCCTAATTGACGAGATTCTTAAGCTTGTCGGGAGGTGGAGGAGTTCATCCCAGCTTGGGAGATCATCAAAGAGGCTCAAGATCGATTGA